The following DNA comes from Capsicum annuum cultivar UCD-10X-F1 chromosome 7, UCD10Xv1.1, whole genome shotgun sequence.
CATTTGAAAATGGAGAATCCTCAATTGGAAATTTGATCGAAACATCTCCGACTGCTATTCAAGTTCATTCGATACATATTTGTGATTATACaactgaagatgaagaaatggaagAACAGCCCAAATCGATAATTAAGGATCCACTTCATAGAGATATTGAAGAAGGGCAGTGTACTgggataaaaatacaatatcaagtgTGATGAAACATTATGCAATTCGTGAGATATTCCAAGATTCCAATTTAAggtgaaaatatcatcatcatcaaggtataaactatataactactttatatgacctgtATCAACaatgtataaattttatattttattggaatgctggtataaatttgcataaatactgtatataaactgcatatgacctgtgtacatactgtgtaactactatataggacctgtatatatatttcatataaagtactgcatatgaactgtgtaatttctgtatagcacCTGCAGATATATTGGATATTAagctatataactactttatatgacatatgtcaacaatgtgtaagttttatattttgttggaatattggtataaatttgcataaatgctgcatataatattgtaactactgtataggacctgtatataaactgcatatgACCTGTGTACAGAATGTGTAACTTctatataggacctgtatatatactgcatataaagtactgcatatgaactgtgtaagttctgtatagcacctgcatatatattgGTTATGAACAGTGTACTGCATAATGTATCTAGGTACTATCTTAAGTGTATCAATCAGAGATGCAATTGGACTTCTAGATCTtcaagtcaacaaaattcagaagTTTTCATGTTGACAAAATTTGTCAATGATCACACCTGTCCAATTGCGGACAGAATGCTTTCACAATGGCATGCTACTTTTTTAACGATCGCTAAAATGGTGAAGCACAACTTTCTAAATCTTAAGTCAACATACACCCCAGCAGAGATCATGGAAGAAATGAGAAACTTGTACGGAATTAGAATGAACAACAAAAAAGCATATAGAGCCAAAGAAAAAGCACATGAGCTGGTCAGAGGTTCCTTGCATGAATCTTATGCTAAATTGCCAGCTTACCTATACATGGTAAAGACAATAAATCCTGGATCATTCACAAGGCTACATAAAATGGAGGACAATcactttttatatgtttttgtcgCGTTGAGCACATCAATTAGGGGCTGGAGATATTGCATGCCTACTATTGTTGTTGATGGAACATTTCTTAAATCTGCATACAAGGGAACAGTGTTGTCTGCTAGTGTACTGGATGCAGCAGGTgagttttatgaaatttttttagacaaaattatgaATATGCTGGCATGCACTGATAGACACTATCCCATTTGTTTAATCAGGACATATTTTGCTACTAGCATATGCTGttgttgattctgaaaatgatacTTCGTGGGAATGGTTTTTCCGCATGTTTAACACTACTTTTGGTGAAAGAGAAGGCATGTGCATAGTATCTGATAGGCATGACAACATATTAAAAGCTGCTGCACTTGTATATCCAAATATAGCTCACTGTATATGTATCTACCATCTATAGAATAACATCAAGGGTAGATTTAAGAAGAGTAAAAAGCAACTAAAGGGGCTCTTCTTTACAATGGCCAGAACGTACATAAAGGCAGACTTTAATCGGCTTATGGAAGACATAAACAAAGTCGATAATAGGGTGAAGGAGTATCTGTTTGATATAGGCTATGAAAAATGGTCCATAGCTCATGCCCATGTCAACAGGTTAATGTTCATGACTTCAAACATAGCAGAGTCCTTAAATTCAGCAAATAGAGATGCAAGAGACCTGCCAATTAAAAAATTCCTACAGTTTATGATGGATCTGGTCATAAGATGGAATAATGAGCATAGACAACATTCAGAAGCAACATTTACAGAACTGGGAAacaaatacaatataataatgaGGGAAAATCTAATTCTATCAAATAAAATGAAGGTATTACTTCTTATTTCTACTTCACAGACACTTACATATTCTAATGTGCACACTATCTACTAATATATTTATACATTGCAGGTGATGGGTTCTACTCACTATTCTTATGTAGTCATTGATGAAACTGGAAAAGAAACATTATTTGCATGcgtaaaaaaaaaaagctcctgCCTACAATTTCAAGTATATGGCATACTTTGTCCATATGCTATGGCAGTCCTAACTTACACGCATATGGATTTACAAAGCTATTGTGCTCCATATTACACAAGAGAAAAATTCTTGAAAGTATATGAACTTCCAGTTATACCACGTCCGGATGAAACAACTTGGCACATTCCAATAGAGATATCAACTAATATAGTACTACCACCAATCTGGAAACCAAAACCAGGAAGACCAAAAAAGAACAACCGAGGAAAGGGCATTATGGACTACTTTAAGCAACAAATTTCATGTGGGCGCTATGAAAAAATAGGACACAATCGAAGAACATGGGAAAATGCTCCAACAAGAATCTAATAAGATGTTGCTGCAAGAACActtttacctttcccatttttttccttgaaaaaagACTATTCTTTTCATAGCAATGTAATAGcaacaatattattttacttcaaatgTATTCTACTCTTATAGAAATTTGTGCATTATGGTGTTTCATTAAGCCACATTCTTTGGTGAGGTGCACTAATCAACTCCTAAAAAACTGCATATCATTTGTGTCAATCATGTATAATACCTATATACTGTTTGAATACATATAAGTACTAGTATTAGTATTTGTCTTTTGAATTAATTAGCAAATACATAGCACctctatattttgaatataactaCTTTTATAAACTGTATAAATACTTTATTAAAACAATATCTAAGTTCTACATCTGGTTGGGATAAATGTATAAAACTTTAGAAATAGTGTGCTTAAATTGTGTAAAAACTGTATAGGAACTGAATAAATGTTGCATATATactgaatattcatataaatttgcataaatacttCATATAATATTGTAACTACTGTATACGACCtgtatataaactgcatatgacctgtgtacagactgtgtaactactatatagtACCTGTGTGTATATtgcatataaagtactgcatataaactgtgtaatttctgtatagcacctgcatatatattggatgttaaactatataactactttatatgaaCTGTGTCAACAATgtataagttttatattttattggaatgctagtataaatttgcataaatactgtatataaactgcatatgACCTGTGTACATACTGggtaactactatataggacctgtatatatactgcatataaagtatTGCAGATGAACTGTGTAATTCTATATATCACTtgcatatatattggatattaagctatataactactttatatgacctgtgtcaacaatgggtaagttttatattttgttggtataaatttgcataaatactgcATATAACCTATGTACATACTGTGTAACTACTGTATAGGAcctatatatatattgcatatgaaAATGTGAAATTTCTGTATAGCACATGAATATATATTGGATACTAAACTATATAGGAACTGAATAAATGTTgcatatatactgaatatcaACTGTGATCAACATAAACTAACATTTCAGCATCAGTTGTACTGAATTGTCTTAATTACCAAAATATATAGTATTCAATATaacatttcataataagaatctccaagtgtatcaacacaaaacaaaaacaactctAAGCATTTCAACACTAAAACATATCTAACATCTATGTTTCAAAGACATTTCTAACTAAATTTGCTGCacaccatcctttttcttcaacaatcTACCAGTAGATTCATCTTCACT
Coding sequences within:
- the LOC107876944 gene encoding uncharacterized protein LOC107876944, coding for MVKHNFLNLKSTYTPAEIMEEMRNLYGIRMNNKKAYRAKEKAHELVRGSLHESYAKLPAYLYMVKTINPGSFTRLHKMEDNHFLYVFVALSTSIRGWRYCMPTIVVDGTFLKSAYKGTVLSASVLDAAGHILLLAYAVVDSENDTSWEWFFRMFNTTFGEREGMCIVSDRHDNILKAAALNNIKGRFKKSKKQLKGLFFTMARTYIKADFNRLMEDINKVDNRVKEYLFDIGYEKWSIAHAHVNRLMFMTSNIAESLNSANRDARDLPIKKFLQFMMDLVIRWNNEHRQHSEATFTELGNKYNIIMRENLILSNKMKVMGSTHYSYVVIDETGKETLFACVKKKSSCLQFQVYGILCPYAMAVLTYTHMDLQSYCAPYYTREKFLKVYELPVIPRPDETTWHIPIEISTNIVLPPIWKPKPGRPKKNNRGKGIMDYFKQQISCGRYEKIGHNRRTWENAPTRI